Proteins from a single region of Granulicella tundricola MP5ACTX9:
- the fdhD gene encoding formate dehydrogenase accessory sulfurtransferase FdhD: MSNKQIPVEGFRSVASVSTYRVNAWSAEPAPDALAVEEPLEIQLTSGPSSARATKSITVTMRTPGHDHELATGFLLTEGVIEDSAQILAITTVAADAPDPNSGSALPASSPGNIVRVELEPDVIVRTATLERNFYTTSSCGICGKASLLALRSVCPPRRANTFSIDVDTLYTLPDTLHTAQHIFEATGGLHGAGLFTAQGELILTREDVGRHNAVDKLLGAQLLADAVPVRDKLLMLSGRASFELLQKAVMAGVPMVAAVGAPSSLAVQVARDFDITLIGFLRDRRFNVYHGIGHVAGLNPAPNSVQEVCA, translated from the coding sequence TTGTCGAACAAACAGATCCCGGTTGAAGGCTTCAGATCGGTAGCATCAGTTTCTACCTATCGAGTCAACGCGTGGAGTGCGGAGCCCGCACCCGATGCGCTCGCGGTGGAAGAGCCACTCGAAATCCAGCTCACCTCAGGCCCATCCTCTGCTCGCGCCACAAAATCCATCACCGTCACCATGCGAACCCCGGGCCACGATCACGAGCTCGCCACCGGCTTCCTGCTCACGGAAGGCGTCATTGAAGACTCCGCTCAGATCCTCGCCATCACTACCGTTGCAGCGGACGCGCCAGACCCCAACTCTGGCAGCGCACTCCCAGCCTCCAGTCCCGGCAACATCGTACGCGTTGAGCTCGAACCGGACGTCATCGTCCGCACCGCAACCCTCGAGCGAAACTTCTACACCACCTCCAGCTGCGGCATCTGCGGCAAAGCCTCGCTTCTCGCCCTGCGCTCCGTCTGCCCCCCACGCCGTGCCAACACCTTCAGCATCGATGTCGACACGCTTTACACGCTGCCCGACACCCTCCACACCGCACAGCACATCTTTGAAGCTACCGGCGGCCTCCACGGAGCAGGCCTCTTCACCGCCCAGGGCGAACTCATCCTGACTCGTGAAGACGTAGGCCGCCACAACGCCGTAGACAAGCTCCTCGGCGCACAGCTCCTCGCAGACGCCGTTCCCGTCCGCGACAAACTCCTCATGCTCTCCGGACGCGCCAGCTTCGAGCTCCTGCAAAAAGCCGTGATGGCCGGCGTCCCCATGGTCGCCGCAGTCGGCGCACCCTCAAGCCTCGCCGTTCAGGTCGCACGCGACTTCGACATCACCCTCATCGGCTTCCTTCGCGATCGCCGCTTCAACGTCTACCATGGCATCGGCCACGTCGCCGGTCTCAACCCAGCCCCCAACTCAGTCCAGGAGGTCTGTGCATGA
- a CDS encoding nuclear transport factor 2 family protein: MQEEQIREALNAHWHASAIGDADLEHDIYDDNAICDYPQSGERILGRKNLQALRSHHPGKPSGFNVRRMLGEGDLWLTEYTITYQGRPAYTVSIMEFRNGKVIHETQYFADPFEAPAWRSQWVQTTA, translated from the coding sequence ATGCAAGAGGAACAAATTCGTGAAGCCCTGAACGCGCATTGGCACGCGTCGGCAATCGGCGATGCAGACTTGGAACACGATATCTACGATGACAACGCCATCTGCGATTATCCCCAGTCCGGTGAGCGGATCCTTGGACGAAAGAATCTGCAGGCCTTGCGGAGTCATCATCCCGGAAAGCCTTCCGGCTTCAACGTCAGACGCATGCTTGGAGAAGGTGATCTCTGGCTCACGGAGTACACCATCACCTACCAGGGTCGCCCCGCCTACACCGTGAGCATCATGGAGTTCCGTAACGGTAAGGTCATACACGAGACACAGTACTTCGCGGACCCTTTTGAGGCACCGGCCTGGCGGAGTCAATGGGTTCAGACCACCGCATAA
- the xylB gene encoding xylulokinase, whose amino-acid sequence MYLGIDCGTQGTKALLVDENGSPLGRGYAKHLLIEGESGAREQEPKWWVEALKSSVRIALGQAGSAEVSALGVSGQQHGLVVLDEAYEVIRPAKLWNDTQTAGQNAELIELLGGRDECLRRFGILPLTGYTASKLLWMKQVEPANFKRIRHILLPHEYLNFWLTGEMKAEYGDASGTAFFDVRTRMWAREVLDAIDGRTGQLFRALPPLMGSEETVGVVLEEVARELGIPPGCIVSSGGGDNMMGAIGTGNVREGVVTMSLGTSSTVYSYQDHPSDDRTGEVAPFCSSSGGWLPLVCTMNATNVVMGTLNLLGKTVEEIELALAEIKPGADGLTFLPFLNGERTPDLPLARGSLVGISAMNYTASHLVRAAVEGVSFGILSGLNLILKGRRPEVILVIGGGARSEGWRQLLADATGASVRVPAEEESGCLGAAMQAMVAYSRAYGGAITLVEVADRCAKISADATLTPRPELREAYDRARQLYTERLHSAYPHLV is encoded by the coding sequence ATGTATTTAGGCATCGATTGTGGAACGCAGGGCACCAAGGCTCTGCTGGTGGACGAGAATGGAAGCCCGCTTGGTCGCGGCTATGCGAAACACCTGCTGATTGAAGGTGAAAGCGGTGCGCGGGAGCAGGAGCCGAAGTGGTGGGTGGAGGCTCTGAAGAGCTCCGTGCGGATAGCGCTGGGACAGGCCGGTTCTGCGGAGGTTTCTGCGCTGGGTGTTTCCGGTCAGCAGCACGGGCTGGTGGTACTCGATGAAGCGTATGAGGTGATCCGCCCGGCGAAGCTTTGGAACGATACGCAGACCGCTGGGCAGAACGCAGAGTTGATCGAATTGCTGGGTGGCAGGGACGAATGTCTGCGGCGCTTCGGCATCCTGCCGCTGACTGGATATACCGCCAGCAAGCTGCTCTGGATGAAGCAGGTGGAACCGGCGAACTTTAAGCGAATCCGGCATATCTTGTTGCCGCATGAGTATTTGAACTTCTGGCTTACGGGAGAGATGAAGGCTGAGTACGGGGATGCCTCTGGGACGGCATTCTTCGACGTGCGTACGCGCATGTGGGCTCGTGAGGTGCTGGATGCGATCGATGGTAGAACGGGGCAATTGTTCCGTGCGTTGCCTCCGCTGATGGGTTCGGAAGAGACGGTTGGTGTGGTGCTTGAAGAGGTTGCGCGGGAGTTGGGTATCCCGCCCGGGTGCATTGTTTCTAGTGGTGGTGGCGACAACATGATGGGTGCGATAGGGACAGGGAATGTGCGGGAAGGCGTCGTGACGATGAGCCTGGGGACGTCCTCGACCGTGTACTCCTACCAGGATCATCCGAGCGACGATCGGACAGGTGAGGTTGCTCCTTTCTGCTCGTCTTCCGGCGGATGGCTGCCGCTGGTCTGCACGATGAACGCCACCAATGTTGTGATGGGAACACTGAACCTGTTGGGCAAGACTGTGGAGGAGATTGAGCTGGCGCTAGCGGAGATCAAGCCTGGTGCGGACGGGCTGACCTTTTTGCCGTTCCTCAATGGTGAACGGACGCCGGATCTGCCTTTGGCGCGTGGGTCTTTGGTGGGTATCTCCGCGATGAACTATACGGCGTCGCACTTGGTCAGAGCGGCGGTGGAGGGGGTGAGTTTTGGGATACTGAGCGGGCTGAACCTGATCCTGAAGGGTAGGCGGCCTGAGGTGATCCTGGTGATCGGCGGAGGTGCGCGGTCCGAGGGCTGGAGGCAGTTGCTAGCTGATGCGACTGGCGCGTCTGTTCGCGTTCCCGCGGAGGAAGAGTCGGGCTGTCTTGGCGCGGCTATGCAGGCGATGGTCGCCTACAGCCGTGCATATGGGGGGGCGATCACGTTGGTGGAGGTTGCGGATCGCTGCGCGAAGATTAGTGCGGACGCGACCCTAACTCCCAGGCCCGAGCTTCGGGAGGCTTATGATCGTGCGCGCCAGCTTTACACGGAGCGGCTGCACAGCGCGTACCCGCACCTGGTGTGA
- a CDS encoding sulfite exporter TauE/SafE family protein, with amino-acid sequence MTLFVFTGIVLLSSIGAGLVGALTGLGGGIVVTPVLTLMLGVDIGYAIGASLISVIATSSGAAAAYVRDGLSNVRVGIFLEVATTLGAISGALISGKIPTTYLAILFGLVLLHSAWQASQARVEGGVVADQGSLSRRLRLGGTYRAEGKEVEYVVSREGTGLSLMYVAGMLSGLLGIGSGALKVIAMDRVMGLPFKVSTATSSFMIGVTAVASATIYFKRGYILPQMAVPVMIGVLIGSMVGARLLPRLPVKTLRRIFAIVVGMIAIQMIVKGVRGTL; translated from the coding sequence ATGACTCTGTTTGTATTCACCGGTATCGTCTTACTCTCGTCGATTGGTGCCGGGCTGGTTGGCGCGCTGACGGGGTTGGGAGGCGGCATTGTTGTGACGCCGGTGTTGACGCTTATGCTGGGCGTCGACATCGGGTATGCGATTGGTGCGAGCCTGATCTCTGTTATCGCAACGTCATCCGGTGCAGCCGCTGCGTATGTGCGTGACGGGCTCAGCAACGTTCGTGTCGGTATCTTTCTGGAGGTGGCTACGACACTGGGGGCGATCAGTGGCGCGTTGATCTCGGGGAAGATTCCGACGACCTACCTGGCAATTCTGTTTGGGTTGGTGCTGCTCCACTCTGCCTGGCAGGCGAGCCAGGCGCGCGTTGAGGGCGGGGTGGTCGCAGATCAAGGAAGTCTCTCACGGCGTTTGCGTCTGGGGGGAACTTATCGAGCCGAAGGAAAAGAAGTGGAGTACGTTGTCTCGCGCGAGGGGACGGGGCTAAGCCTGATGTATGTGGCGGGTATGCTTTCAGGGCTGCTGGGCATCGGCTCAGGGGCGCTCAAGGTGATTGCGATGGACCGTGTGATGGGGCTGCCGTTCAAGGTCTCGACTGCGACGAGCAGCTTCATGATTGGTGTGACTGCGGTTGCGAGTGCGACGATCTACTTCAAACGCGGATACATCCTTCCGCAGATGGCCGTACCTGTGATGATCGGCGTTCTCATCGGCTCCATGGTGGGGGCTCGGCTGCTTCCACGCTTGCCTGTGAAGACACTGAGAAGAATCTTCGCGATTGTTGTCGGGATGATCGCAATCCAGATGATCGTTAAGGGCGTGCGGGGGACACTATGA
- a CDS encoding M28 family peptidase — protein sequence MPVTFSRSLILCLCASFAWSQQAPLATTPAKATNDQVAAMVGRLELDRYKATIKGLTQFGDRRQGTDRNRAAVDWIEAQLKSYGCTNTERIKYDYQPPAPGAPRTPRPTDPTVGPGGSRKRGNIQPDTVNNDPMKQPDVKLRQLNTQPSTPGEREEVYCTKIGSKHPDQMYILGAHMDGIGWGEAANDDGSGTALVMELARILSMPDVKTDVSIRFALWNNEETGLNGAAAYVAQRKDLQGIESPAGSGKYPEPKWLGMVQHDMMMFDHGMPLKDGTMSKQQRPEADVNIEYQVTSKYADEAMKMAQKFQLADDKYATDYPANVGPHMTNTDSSPFMGLTPSLSLREVERGAQMGAGWDPQHHQPTDVYSFYNDDDFRLGLNSAQITLGAIGNLSGATLTGTR from the coding sequence ATGCCAGTGACCTTCTCTCGCTCTCTGATCCTGTGCCTTTGTGCATCCTTCGCGTGGTCCCAGCAGGCTCCCCTCGCCACAACTCCCGCGAAAGCCACGAACGATCAGGTTGCCGCCATGGTCGGACGCCTGGAGCTCGACCGCTATAAAGCCACCATCAAGGGCCTCACTCAGTTCGGCGACCGCCGCCAGGGCACGGACCGGAACCGCGCCGCAGTCGACTGGATCGAAGCTCAGTTGAAAAGCTACGGCTGCACCAACACGGAGCGGATCAAATACGACTACCAGCCACCCGCCCCCGGAGCCCCGCGCACCCCACGTCCCACCGATCCCACAGTCGGCCCCGGCGGCTCCCGCAAACGCGGCAACATCCAGCCCGACACCGTCAACAACGACCCCATGAAGCAGCCCGACGTGAAGCTCCGTCAGTTGAACACGCAGCCTTCCACCCCCGGTGAACGCGAGGAGGTCTACTGCACCAAGATAGGCTCCAAGCACCCGGACCAGATGTACATCCTCGGGGCACACATGGACGGCATCGGTTGGGGCGAGGCAGCCAACGACGACGGCTCCGGCACCGCCCTCGTCATGGAGCTTGCACGCATCCTCTCCATGCCCGACGTAAAAACCGATGTATCCATCCGCTTCGCCCTCTGGAACAACGAGGAAACCGGTCTCAACGGAGCCGCTGCTTACGTCGCCCAGCGCAAAGATCTACAAGGCATTGAATCCCCCGCAGGCTCCGGCAAGTACCCCGAACCCAAGTGGCTCGGCATGGTCCAGCACGACATGATGATGTTCGACCACGGCATGCCCCTGAAGGACGGCACCATGAGCAAACAGCAGCGCCCGGAAGCTGACGTCAACATCGAGTACCAAGTCACCAGCAAGTACGCCGACGAAGCCATGAAGATGGCCCAGAAGTTCCAGCTCGCCGACGATAAGTACGCCACCGACTACCCCGCCAATGTGGGCCCTCACATGACCAACACAGACTCCAGCCCTTTCATGGGACTGACGCCGTCACTCAGCCTGCGAGAGGTGGAGCGCGGCGCACAGATGGGAGCCGGCTGGGACCCCCAGCACCACCAACCCACCGACGTCTACTCCTTCTACAACGACGACGACTTCCGCCTGGGATTGAACTCCGCGCAAATCACTCTTGGAGCCATCGGCAATCTAAGCGGAGCCACCCTCACCGGAACCAGGTAA
- a CDS encoding cupin domain-containing protein, with amino-acid sequence MSDNQNNPLSRRKFLGNTSAALAAFGALQVASGQEAVPIRSKDHHLINETETQPKNKMLDDQNPSSNWPPTTDAGGQQPFKYSFSLSHKRIEGGGWTRQVTVRDLPISKKMAGVQMRLIKGGIRELHWHVGAEWAFMIGGSARITAVDQQGRAFVDDVNEGDLWVFPGGIPHSIQGLGPDGCVFLLVFDDGNFNEFETFLLTDWLHHTPPEVLAKNFDVPASTFANVPPKELFIFERDLPRPLAEEKHQVEAVTGPVPNTFAFFTSKMAPTKVTKGGSVKIIDAKNFPASNIAAAIVTLKPGGLRELHWHPNEDEWQYYVKGSGRMSVFAAGGRARTMDFQAGDVGYIDKSTPHFVENTGDEDLVFLEVFPTPHYEDISLAEWLAHTPSRLVNEHLGVGEDFLNKISKKEAVVDPE; translated from the coding sequence ATGTCTGACAATCAGAACAACCCACTCAGCCGCCGCAAATTCCTCGGCAACACTTCCGCGGCCCTCGCTGCCTTCGGTGCCCTTCAAGTGGCCTCCGGCCAGGAAGCTGTCCCCATCCGTTCCAAGGACCACCACCTCATCAACGAGACGGAGACCCAGCCCAAGAACAAGATGCTCGACGACCAGAACCCGTCGTCCAACTGGCCGCCTACAACCGATGCCGGTGGCCAGCAGCCCTTCAAGTACTCCTTTTCTCTCTCTCACAAGCGCATTGAAGGCGGCGGCTGGACCCGTCAGGTCACCGTCCGCGATCTACCGATCTCAAAGAAGATGGCCGGCGTTCAGATGCGCCTCATCAAGGGCGGCATCCGTGAACTCCACTGGCATGTCGGCGCGGAATGGGCCTTCATGATCGGCGGCAGCGCACGCATCACCGCGGTTGATCAGCAGGGCCGCGCCTTCGTCGACGACGTCAACGAAGGCGACCTCTGGGTCTTCCCCGGCGGCATCCCCCACTCCATTCAGGGCCTCGGCCCGGACGGCTGCGTCTTCCTCCTCGTCTTCGACGACGGTAACTTCAACGAGTTCGAGACCTTCCTCCTCACCGACTGGCTCCACCACACACCGCCTGAGGTCCTCGCCAAGAACTTCGACGTTCCCGCCTCCACCTTCGCCAATGTCCCGCCCAAGGAACTCTTCATCTTTGAGCGTGACCTCCCTCGTCCGCTTGCAGAGGAGAAGCACCAGGTAGAAGCCGTCACCGGCCCCGTACCTAACACCTTCGCCTTCTTCACCAGCAAGATGGCGCCCACCAAGGTGACGAAGGGCGGCTCGGTGAAGATCATCGATGCCAAGAACTTCCCCGCCTCCAACATCGCTGCAGCCATCGTCACCCTCAAGCCCGGCGGTCTGCGTGAACTCCACTGGCACCCCAACGAAGACGAGTGGCAGTACTACGTCAAGGGCTCAGGACGCATGTCGGTCTTCGCTGCCGGCGGCCGTGCCCGCACCATGGACTTCCAGGCCGGAGACGTAGGCTACATCGATAAGTCCACCCCCCACTTCGTCGAAAACACCGGCGACGAAGACCTCGTCTTCCTCGAAGTCTTCCCCACCCCTCACTACGAAGACATCTCTCTCGCAGAGTGGCTCGCCCATACCCCGTCGCGCCTCGTCAATGAGCACCTCGGCGTAGGCGAAGACTTCCTCAACAAGATCAGCAAAAAGGAAGCCGTAGTCGACCCCGAATAA
- a CDS encoding DUF1634 domain-containing protein, giving the protein MKRHDEALSSAIAITLRTGILLAVSFGVLGYLFYLPATGMTHPSFHRFEGSQIPYSSLRCIARMMMHPGGGGVERGQGIAEIGVLVLMATPILRVVLSLISFLRDRDILFAAITAVVLGALGFSVFMR; this is encoded by the coding sequence ATGAAGAGGCATGATGAAGCATTATCTTCGGCAATTGCGATTACCCTGAGAACCGGCATTCTGCTGGCTGTGTCTTTCGGGGTGTTGGGCTATCTGTTCTATCTGCCGGCGACGGGTATGACGCATCCATCCTTCCATCGCTTTGAAGGAAGCCAGATTCCGTACTCATCCCTGCGGTGTATCGCTAGGATGATGATGCACCCTGGAGGGGGTGGAGTGGAGCGCGGCCAAGGGATTGCCGAGATCGGCGTCCTTGTACTCATGGCGACGCCCATCTTGCGCGTCGTTCTATCGCTGATCAGCTTTCTGCGCGATCGAGACATCCTGTTTGCTGCGATTACGGCAGTTGTTCTTGGGGCTCTCGGGTTCAGCGTGTTTATGCGTTGA
- a CDS encoding alginate export family protein, with product MNIRCRRTIRTNLFAALAVSTLLPGIVFAQTPAPSSAPATTPAQAGPLYADYPQKRGKVQPLQFETLPSWATLNMELRGRTEGQTSINYTENGDRTYELTRVYGGLEVRPTKYVTGYLQFIDTHALGLPLHVVAANMRDVFDLRQGYVNVHLKPGKVPVELIAGRQELKFDSERIIGISDWTNNSRSWDGFDARIGDKNRIDLFSTSVVAVHASSLDKHGAGLTFHGAYATLGTWVPHVRLSPYVLFHDVRGVTSQQNIKGNEVETTFGAEVQGNLPANFSYEANGSLQRGSYSNDSIHAGQNFDKLWYTAKTLPWQPRLGGEFDYATGNDHKDLTRIGTYDQQYPSNHNAFGLVDLFGYQNIRQERINLDLGPTKNLSLLVQGGFLNLATTKDSLYSSSGSVTIKAPTAGFNSTDIGKEFDASAKYVFHDYIVANVGVGHLFPGQMLIGNNHGAADTIGYFSLTYRYRVDKHSPKP from the coding sequence GTGAACATCCGCTGTAGACGCACCATCCGCACCAACCTATTCGCCGCTCTGGCAGTCTCCACCCTTCTACCCGGCATCGTCTTTGCCCAAACCCCAGCCCCAAGCTCCGCTCCGGCGACAACCCCCGCGCAGGCGGGCCCGCTTTACGCGGATTACCCACAGAAACGCGGCAAGGTTCAACCCCTCCAATTCGAGACCCTACCCTCCTGGGCCACCCTCAACATGGAGCTCCGCGGTCGTACCGAGGGCCAGACCTCGATCAATTACACGGAGAACGGCGACCGCACCTACGAACTCACTCGTGTCTACGGAGGCCTGGAGGTGCGTCCCACAAAATACGTCACCGGCTACCTCCAGTTCATCGATACCCACGCCCTTGGCCTGCCGCTACACGTCGTTGCCGCCAACATGCGTGACGTCTTCGATCTCCGCCAGGGTTATGTCAACGTCCACCTCAAGCCCGGCAAGGTCCCCGTCGAACTCATCGCCGGCCGCCAGGAGCTCAAGTTCGACTCCGAACGCATCATCGGTATCAGCGACTGGACCAACAACAGCCGCTCCTGGGACGGTTTCGATGCACGCATCGGAGACAAGAACCGCATCGATCTCTTCTCGACCTCGGTCGTCGCTGTCCATGCCAGCTCGCTCGATAAGCACGGTGCAGGCCTCACCTTCCACGGGGCTTACGCCACGCTCGGCACCTGGGTCCCTCACGTCCGCCTCTCGCCCTATGTCCTCTTCCATGACGTCCGCGGAGTTACCAGCCAGCAGAACATAAAGGGCAACGAGGTCGAAACCACCTTCGGCGCAGAGGTCCAGGGCAATCTCCCCGCAAACTTCAGTTATGAGGCCAACGGCTCGCTCCAGCGCGGCAGCTACTCCAACGACTCCATCCACGCCGGCCAGAACTTCGATAAGCTTTGGTACACCGCCAAAACCCTCCCCTGGCAGCCTCGTCTCGGCGGCGAATTCGACTATGCCACCGGCAACGACCACAAGGATCTTACCCGTATCGGCACCTACGATCAGCAGTACCCCTCCAACCACAACGCCTTCGGCCTCGTCGATCTCTTCGGCTACCAGAATATCCGGCAGGAACGCATCAACCTGGACCTCGGCCCCACCAAAAATCTCTCGCTTCTCGTGCAAGGCGGCTTCCTCAACCTTGCAACAACAAAAGACAGTCTCTATTCCAGCAGCGGCTCAGTCACCATCAAAGCTCCCACCGCCGGCTTCAACAGCACGGACATCGGCAAGGAGTTTGACGCCTCCGCAAAATACGTCTTCCACGACTACATCGTCGCCAACGTCGGCGTAGGCCACCTCTTCCCCGGTCAGATGCTCATCGGCAACAACCACGGAGCAGCCGATACGATCGGATACTTTTCCCTTACCTACCGCTACCGGGTGGATAAGCACTCTCCAAAACCATAA
- a CDS encoding DUF7009 family protein, producing MKLRMKENSIRLRLVRSELVRLQSGESIHEIVRFGLEPSQALHYALSVAAQPEPVSVAFQSSQISVTLSPDQLRSWAEESQVGIYASLAIDHTTTLEVSIEKDFACLDRSDEDNADTFANPLAGTIC from the coding sequence ATGAAACTCCGCATGAAAGAAAACTCCATCCGCCTGCGCCTCGTGCGTTCAGAGCTCGTCCGCCTTCAGTCTGGCGAGTCCATCCACGAAATCGTGCGCTTCGGCCTCGAACCGTCCCAGGCCCTGCACTACGCTCTCTCCGTCGCGGCTCAGCCGGAGCCTGTTTCCGTAGCCTTTCAGTCCTCGCAGATCTCCGTCACCCTCTCGCCCGATCAACTCCGCTCCTGGGCGGAAGAAAGCCAGGTCGGCATCTACGCTTCGCTCGCAATTGACCACACAACCACGCTCGAAGTCTCCATCGAAAAAGACTTTGCTTGCCTTGACCGTAGTGACGAAGACAACGCAGACACCTTCGCCAATCCACTCGCAGGGACGATCTGCTAA
- a CDS encoding DNA topoisomerase IB, translating to MSTVSRRSKRVAADVGVSDPMASAEAAGLRYVTDAEPGIHRRKTAGGFRYVDAAGKAVRDAKMLGRIKSLVIPPAWSDVWISARADGHLQATGRDVRGRKQSRYHPHWRTVRDETKYERMIQFAGALPGIRKRVEHDLALPGLPREKVLATIISLMEATLIRVGNAEYARENKSYGLTTMRNKHVEVDGSKITFSFQGKSRVHHTIDLQDRRLASIVRRCEELPGYRLFQYVDREGNHHAIDSADVNEYLHAITGEHFTAKDFRTWAGSVLAAEMLRGFEPFSSESEAKKNVVQAIAAVAGRLGNTPSVCRKCYVHPAVLESYLGSAISAEGAKRKLERQITEHVRALRTEERTLLELLRERAVVESVASSPSAVGHTKSK from the coding sequence ATGTCAACGGTGAGCAGGCGTTCCAAGCGGGTGGCTGCAGACGTGGGGGTGAGCGATCCGATGGCCTCGGCTGAGGCGGCGGGGCTGCGGTACGTTACGGATGCGGAGCCTGGGATTCATCGGCGGAAGACTGCCGGGGGTTTCCGGTATGTGGACGCGGCGGGGAAGGCGGTTCGTGACGCGAAGATGCTTGGGCGGATCAAGTCGTTGGTGATCCCTCCGGCATGGAGTGACGTGTGGATCTCTGCGCGCGCGGACGGACATCTCCAGGCTACCGGCCGGGACGTGAGGGGACGGAAGCAGAGCCGATATCATCCGCACTGGCGCACGGTGAGGGATGAGACCAAGTATGAGCGGATGATTCAGTTTGCTGGAGCGCTGCCGGGGATTCGCAAGCGAGTGGAACATGATCTGGCGCTACCAGGACTGCCGAGGGAGAAGGTGCTGGCGACGATCATCAGCCTGATGGAGGCGACGTTGATTCGCGTGGGCAATGCGGAATATGCGCGGGAGAACAAATCGTACGGGTTGACGACGATGCGGAACAAACATGTCGAGGTGGATGGGTCAAAGATCACGTTCAGCTTTCAGGGCAAGAGCCGGGTGCATCACACGATCGATCTTCAGGATCGCCGGCTGGCAAGCATTGTGAGGCGGTGTGAGGAGTTGCCGGGGTACCGGTTGTTTCAGTATGTCGACCGGGAAGGGAATCATCATGCAATCGATTCGGCTGATGTGAACGAGTACCTGCACGCGATTACGGGTGAACACTTTACCGCGAAGGACTTCAGGACGTGGGCGGGGTCTGTGTTGGCTGCAGAGATGTTGCGGGGGTTTGAACCGTTCAGTTCAGAATCCGAGGCGAAGAAGAATGTCGTGCAGGCGATTGCGGCGGTGGCGGGGCGGCTGGGGAATACGCCTTCGGTCTGCCGGAAGTGCTATGTGCATCCGGCGGTGCTAGAGTCCTATCTGGGTAGTGCGATCTCGGCTGAGGGAGCGAAGCGGAAGCTGGAACGGCAGATTACAGAACATGTCCGGGCGCTGAGGACGGAGGAGCGGACGCTGCTGGAGTTGCTGCGGGAGCGGGCTGTGGTGGAGAGTGTGGCAAGCAGTCCCTCCGCCGTCGGACACACCAAGAGCAAGTAA